A DNA window from Janibacter sp. A1S7 contains the following coding sequences:
- a CDS encoding YlbL family protein, with the protein MPEVSSHPPRSERIARYILVIAVLFLIVSLLGSFIKVPYAVESPGPVTDTLGELDDGTQLVRVEGAKTYPTDGHLYFTTVRILGGPDRHISVWEWVSGHVDPNSRVVPEDSVFGEDRSAEEVEQLNSALMEGSQHTSIAVALRSLDEKVGQEDVVARIAKGKPADGALQVEDVVLTVDGERPDGLEELVDTIGDREVGDEVTLVVRRDGSRKSVTLETADIGGGNAGIGVVLEPRYDYPFEVRIDAGHVGGPSAGMMFALAVRDRLTPGAMTKGESVAGTGTISDSGKVGPIGGIAQKMVGAHEGGADWFLAPEKNCSDVVGHVPDDLEVVAVETYDDAVTAVESIASGDGADLPSCEDAA; encoded by the coding sequence GTGCCGGAGGTATCGTCCCACCCACCCCGCAGTGAGCGGATCGCCCGCTACATCCTCGTCATCGCGGTGCTCTTCCTCATCGTCTCGCTCCTCGGCAGCTTCATCAAGGTGCCGTACGCGGTGGAGAGCCCGGGGCCGGTGACCGACACCCTCGGTGAGCTCGACGACGGTACCCAGCTGGTCAGGGTCGAGGGCGCGAAGACCTACCCGACCGACGGCCATCTGTACTTCACGACCGTGCGCATCCTCGGCGGCCCGGACCGGCACATCAGCGTCTGGGAGTGGGTCTCGGGGCACGTGGACCCCAACTCGCGGGTCGTGCCGGAGGACAGCGTCTTCGGTGAGGACCGCAGCGCCGAGGAGGTCGAGCAGCTCAACAGTGCCCTCATGGAGGGCTCCCAGCACACCTCCATCGCCGTCGCCCTGCGCAGCCTCGACGAGAAGGTCGGCCAGGAGGACGTCGTCGCCCGGATCGCGAAGGGCAAGCCCGCCGACGGGGCCCTGCAGGTCGAGGACGTCGTCCTGACCGTCGACGGCGAGCGCCCCGACGGCCTCGAGGAGCTCGTCGACACGATCGGCGACCGCGAGGTCGGCGACGAGGTCACCCTCGTCGTCCGACGTGACGGCAGCAGGAAGAGCGTGACGCTCGAGACCGCCGACATCGGCGGTGGCAACGCCGGCATCGGCGTGGTCCTCGAGCCGAGGTACGACTACCCCTTCGAGGTGCGCATCGACGCCGGGCACGTCGGTGGGCCGAGCGCCGGCATGATGTTCGCGCTCGCCGTGCGTGACCGGCTCACCCCCGGAGCCATGACGAAGGGGGAGTCCGTCGCCGGGACGGGCACGATCTCCGACTCCGGGAAGGTCGGCCCGATCGGCGGCATCGCGCAGAAGATGGTCGGCGCGCACGAGGGCGGCGCGGACTGGTTCCTCGCGCCGGAGAAGAACTGCTCCGACGTCGTCGGCCACGTGCCGGACGACCTGGAGGTGGTGGCCGTGGAGACCTACGACGACGCCGTCACCGCGGTCGAGTCCATCGCGAGCGGCGACGGCGCGGACCTCCCCTCGTGCGAGGACGCGGCCTGA
- a CDS encoding zinc-dependent metalloprotease encodes MSNDPSTPSGSSGDDGLPEDLARVFRDLNGGRDLPPEVVDQLKALGITDADPTQVAAMTSQIKAMFAPGAQAKGVDVTAATSAAREAISETDHAMGERELGLVEQATRLAALWLDQVTSLEAPTLTGEALSREEWVEATMPVWASLVDPIAEGLAGAIRDSFTSRMNDPGAPDLQALGLPPGMDMSMLSQQMAPFVDRMASTLITGQTAQAVGALASDTLTATEAGVPLVSDRVALLPGNVAEFAEGLDVDLDEVWLHLATRESARMRLFTAVPWLGPQILAAVQAYARGIAIDTDAIDTAVRQVDPSDPSAIQEALTGGFLNPTPSPAQRSALAQLETWLALIEGWVEHVSVQATTSQLPATSAMTETIRRRRATGGPAEKTFAGLVGLELRPRRLRDAASLFAALEERVGAEGRDAVWAHPDVAPTAADLDDVLGFVERTAAGESSGSEDLDAALESILREADADRGTDASDDAPEGGSDTEEDR; translated from the coding sequence GTGAGCAACGACCCCAGCACCCCTTCCGGTTCCTCCGGCGACGACGGGCTGCCGGAGGACCTCGCCCGGGTCTTCCGCGACCTCAACGGCGGTCGGGACCTCCCCCCGGAGGTCGTCGATCAGCTCAAGGCGCTCGGCATCACCGATGCCGACCCGACCCAGGTGGCCGCCATGACCTCCCAGATCAAGGCGATGTTCGCCCCCGGGGCGCAGGCGAAGGGGGTGGACGTCACCGCGGCGACGTCAGCGGCCCGCGAGGCGATCTCCGAGACCGACCACGCCATGGGCGAGCGCGAGCTCGGCCTGGTCGAGCAGGCCACCCGACTCGCGGCGCTGTGGCTGGACCAGGTGACCTCCCTCGAGGCGCCGACCCTCACCGGTGAGGCCCTCTCCCGCGAGGAGTGGGTCGAGGCGACGATGCCGGTGTGGGCCTCCCTCGTCGATCCGATCGCCGAGGGTCTCGCCGGCGCGATCCGCGACTCCTTCACCTCGCGGATGAACGACCCGGGCGCCCCCGACCTGCAGGCACTCGGCCTGCCGCCGGGCATGGACATGTCGATGCTCAGCCAGCAGATGGCCCCCTTCGTCGACCGGATGGCCTCCACCCTGATCACGGGGCAGACCGCACAGGCCGTCGGCGCCCTGGCCTCCGACACCCTCACCGCGACCGAGGCCGGCGTGCCGCTGGTCAGCGACCGGGTGGCACTGCTGCCGGGCAACGTCGCCGAGTTCGCCGAGGGCCTCGACGTCGACCTCGACGAGGTGTGGCTGCACCTGGCCACGCGGGAATCGGCGCGGATGCGGCTCTTCACGGCCGTGCCGTGGCTGGGCCCGCAGATCCTGGCCGCCGTGCAGGCCTACGCGCGCGGGATCGCCATCGACACCGATGCGATCGACACCGCGGTACGTCAGGTCGACCCGTCCGACCCGAGCGCCATCCAGGAGGCGCTCACGGGCGGCTTCCTCAACCCGACGCCCTCACCCGCCCAGCGCAGCGCCCTCGCCCAGCTCGAGACCTGGCTGGCGCTCATCGAGGGCTGGGTCGAGCACGTGTCGGTGCAGGCCACGACGAGCCAGCTGCCGGCCACCTCCGCGATGACCGAGACCATCCGTCGGCGCCGGGCCACCGGTGGCCCGGCGGAGAAGACCTTCGCCGGGCTGGTCGGGCTCGAGCTGCGGCCGCGGCGCCTGCGCGACGCGGCCAGTCTCTTCGCCGCGCTCGAGGAGCGCGTCGGGGCCGAGGGCCGCGACGCGGTGTGGGCGCACCCCGATGTCGCGCCCACCGCCGCCGACCTGGACGATGTGCTGGGCTTCGTCGAGCGCACGGCTGCCGGTGAGTCCTCCGGGAGCGAGGACCTCGACGCCGCCCTCGAGTCGATCCTGCGGGAGGCCGATGCGGACCGTGGCACCGATGCATCGGACGACGCACCCGAGGGGGGCTCCGACACCGAGGAGGACCGGTGA
- a CDS encoding PPA1309 family protein, with translation MVLVPDSSSDNIPTTEPLTVAALETERHVAISGWDQNPRIFALVDTATLVEAEPQLALDGAADRAPGALTAIEQEDLPQTSSLESLLGRMAWPETVHGAALAVERVVLPPGAEHDLPQDPEGAVEALAKHPQREDVRLLVAVHRDGRAVCLLRQRAHDRDDRVATGEDIAPGLVHALRATFEDD, from the coding sequence ATGGTCCTCGTGCCCGACTCGTCATCTGACAACATCCCCACGACCGAACCCCTGACCGTCGCCGCGCTCGAGACCGAGCGCCATGTCGCGATCTCCGGCTGGGACCAGAACCCGCGGATCTTCGCGCTCGTCGACACCGCCACGCTCGTCGAGGCCGAGCCCCAGCTGGCCCTCGATGGTGCGGCCGACCGCGCCCCCGGCGCGCTGACCGCGATCGAGCAGGAGGACCTGCCGCAGACCTCCTCGCTGGAGTCGCTGCTCGGCCGGATGGCCTGGCCGGAGACCGTGCACGGCGCGGCCCTGGCCGTCGAGCGCGTCGTCCTCCCCCCGGGTGCCGAGCACGACCTGCCGCAGGATCCTGAAGGGGCCGTCGAGGCCCTTGCCAAGCACCCGCAGCGTGAGGACGTGCGCCTGCTCGTGGCCGTCCACCGGGACGGTCGGGCCGTGTGCCTGCTGCGTCAGCGCGCCCACGACCGGGACGACCGCGTCGCCACCGGCGAGGACATCGCCCCCGGTCTCGTGCACGCGCTGCGCGCCACCTTCGAGGACGACTGA
- a CDS encoding NUDIX hydrolase has protein sequence MSHAELADDLRGLLTTWPSPTAAQEALRVEYLTHLDAHDAATDRSGPPAHFTASCLVVDPGAEHVLLTLHPKVGRWLQFGGHLEDHDRSVAAGALREALEESGLSAATLQLRPGLVQLDRHSLGSGFTRCTEHLDLRWIAVAAHGAEPVASEESDDLAWWSVDALPEDMDDSLRSLVELAGRV, from the coding sequence GTGAGCCACGCGGAGCTCGCGGACGACCTGCGTGGGTTGCTGACGACCTGGCCGTCGCCGACGGCCGCGCAGGAGGCGCTGCGGGTCGAGTACCTGACCCACCTGGACGCGCACGATGCCGCGACCGACCGGTCCGGCCCCCCGGCGCACTTCACCGCGTCCTGCCTGGTGGTCGACCCCGGCGCCGAGCACGTGCTGCTGACCCTGCACCCGAAGGTCGGTCGCTGGCTGCAGTTCGGCGGGCACCTCGAGGACCACGATCGCTCCGTCGCCGCGGGTGCCCTGCGCGAGGCCCTCGAGGAGTCGGGCCTGAGCGCGGCGACGCTGCAGCTGCGCCCGGGCCTGGTCCAGCTGGACCGGCACTCGCTCGGGTCGGGCTTCACCCGGTGCACCGAGCACCTCGACCTGCGCTGGATCGCCGTCGCCGCGCACGGCGCCGAGCCGGTCGCCTCCGAGGAGTCCGATGACCTCGCGTGGTGGTCGGTGGACGCCCTGCCGGAGGACATGGACGACTCGCTCCGCTCGCTCGTGGAGCTCGCCGGCAGGGTCTGA
- a CDS encoding TOMM precursor leader peptide-binding protein: MQHPGTTPHLRPLRRPDGSVQIGLGVRSVRLQGLTDGECRWLSGVDPTRALTEAVSTAALEGIDPGRATRILDRLVTGDLVHPGPTGELPRVAVVGSGALPALLVDGLRQSERVLTTRVRPGGEGGSTNLAVVVSATPPAPDSVRPWLVARTPVLPVWCLPEQASIGPLLLPDDGPCLQCLDLTRAETDPGWPWLSAQLSRPGITGTEPVNGLPAVRLLAAGLTTTLVLDHVDRRLTTRGWSFEVATPGPTLERHPWATHPGCSRCTPPPLQVVPTPTDEGGSSTDTGRNDTMAG, translated from the coding sequence ATGCAGCACCCCGGCACCACACCGCACCTGCGACCACTGCGCCGACCGGACGGCAGTGTGCAGATCGGGCTCGGCGTGCGCTCGGTCCGCCTGCAGGGGCTCACCGATGGCGAGTGCCGGTGGCTCTCCGGCGTCGACCCCACCCGTGCGCTCACCGAGGCCGTCTCCACGGCAGCGCTGGAGGGCATCGACCCCGGCCGCGCCACGAGGATCCTCGATCGGCTCGTCACCGGCGACCTGGTGCACCCGGGCCCGACCGGCGAGTTGCCGCGGGTGGCCGTGGTCGGTTCCGGGGCCCTGCCGGCGCTGCTCGTCGATGGTCTGCGGCAGAGCGAGCGCGTCCTCACCACCCGCGTGCGTCCCGGGGGCGAAGGGGGATCCACCAACCTGGCCGTGGTCGTCAGTGCGACACCACCGGCGCCCGACTCGGTGCGCCCGTGGCTGGTGGCACGGACGCCGGTGCTGCCGGTGTGGTGCCTGCCCGAGCAGGCGAGCATCGGCCCCCTTCTCCTACCCGATGACGGTCCCTGCCTGCAGTGCCTCGATCTCACCCGAGCCGAGACCGACCCCGGCTGGCCGTGGTTGAGCGCCCAGCTCAGCCGGCCCGGCATCACCGGCACCGAACCCGTCAACGGCCTTCCCGCAGTCCGACTCCTGGCCGCCGGGCTGACGACGACGCTCGTCCTCGACCACGTCGACCGTCGCCTGACCACGCGAGGGTGGTCCTTCGAGGTGGCCACCCCGGGTCCCACGCTCGAGCGGCACCCGTGGGCGACCCATCCGGGGTGCAGCCGGTGCACTCCCCCGCCGCTGCAGGTGGTCCCGACACCCACGGACGAAGGGGGGTCCAGCACGGACACAGGCAGGAACGACACAATGGCCGGGTGA